A region of Paenibacillus thiaminolyticus DNA encodes the following proteins:
- a CDS encoding PadR family transcriptional regulator codes for MNTQFKKGVLELCVLVLTYEKDRYGYELVNRISEKFQVAEGTMYPLLRRLTQEGHCSTYLKESSEGPPRKYYKLTDSGEAYMRDMVKEWTLFSQGVDDIIKEVMNVE; via the coding sequence GTGAATACGCAATTCAAGAAAGGCGTGCTGGAATTGTGCGTCCTCGTTCTCACCTATGAGAAGGATCGTTACGGCTATGAACTGGTGAACCGGATTTCAGAGAAATTCCAGGTTGCGGAAGGCACGATGTATCCGTTGCTGCGCCGATTGACCCAGGAAGGGCATTGCTCGACTTATTTGAAGGAATCATCGGAAGGTCCGCCCCGCAAGTACTATAAGCTCACCGATTCGGGAGAGGCGTATATGCGGGATATGGTGAAGGAGTGGACTCTGTTCTCGCAAGGCGTAGACGATATAATTAAGGAGGTTATGAATGTTGAGTGA
- a CDS encoding ABC transporter substrate-binding protein yields MNKKIGVLLLSLAMMFSIAACGSKDEPAASAPQQQETKTESAPAANTDNTASETRTITYLGQEYTVPVQPAKLVITGSVESLEDALVLDVHPAGAMTTGGEFAPLFAKITDQAEGIGEKAQPNLEAILKLKPDVILASTKFPAEAIEKLSKIAVTIPVSHIATDWQDNLNLLAELSGKQEQAKQALQNYNDEVQALKEQIGPVLKDKNVLILRLRAGSLFIYPEDVFFNPSVYADLGASVPEEVKKAEAQQMVTIEQLSQMNPDYLFVQFAEAENKDNPKALEELQKNPIWGSINAVKNDNLFVNLVDPTAQGGTAYSKIAFLEALKNSKLVQAK; encoded by the coding sequence ATGAATAAAAAAATAGGGGTTCTACTATTATCTTTAGCTATGATGTTCAGTATCGCGGCATGCGGATCGAAGGATGAGCCGGCTGCATCGGCTCCGCAGCAGCAGGAGACGAAGACGGAGAGCGCTCCGGCTGCAAATACAGACAATACGGCCAGCGAGACAAGAACGATTACATATCTTGGACAGGAGTATACCGTCCCTGTGCAACCGGCCAAGCTGGTCATTACCGGCTCGGTGGAATCGCTGGAAGACGCGCTCGTGCTGGATGTTCACCCGGCAGGGGCGATGACGACCGGCGGCGAGTTCGCGCCGTTGTTCGCCAAGATTACGGACCAAGCGGAAGGGATCGGTGAGAAAGCCCAACCGAATCTGGAAGCGATTTTGAAGCTGAAGCCGGACGTGATTCTGGCAAGCACCAAGTTCCCGGCGGAGGCGATTGAGAAGCTGAGCAAGATTGCCGTCACCATCCCGGTCTCGCATATCGCGACCGACTGGCAGGATAATCTGAATCTGCTGGCCGAGCTGTCCGGCAAGCAGGAGCAGGCGAAGCAGGCATTGCAGAACTACAATGACGAGGTCCAAGCCTTGAAAGAGCAAATCGGCCCCGTTCTGAAGGACAAAAACGTGCTGATTCTCCGGCTGCGCGCAGGCAGTTTGTTCATTTATCCGGAAGATGTGTTCTTCAATCCTTCCGTCTATGCCGATCTGGGAGCCTCCGTTCCGGAGGAAGTGAAGAAGGCGGAGGCGCAGCAGATGGTTACAATCGAGCAGTTGTCTCAGATGAATCCGGACTATCTGTTCGTTCAGTTCGCGGAAGCGGAGAACAAAGATAATCCGAAGGCGTTGGAGGAGCTGCAGAAAAATCCGATATGGGGCAGCATCAATGCCGTGAAGAACGACAATCTGTTCGTCAATCTGGTCGACCCGACCGCTCAGGGAGGCACGGCTTACAGCAAAATTGCCTTCCTGGAAGCTCTAAAAAACAGCAAGCTTGTTCAAGCCAAGTGA
- a CDS encoding GNAT family N-acetyltransferase, translated as MNSNVLILHEAPSPEEYVAIRKAAGLSPKSLEGAAVGLRNSLFTVALRQDGKLIGIGRIIGDGGCFFEVVDICVMPSHQGQGWGKTIMTEISRYLDENAPKQSYVSLIADLPADQLYAQFGFHYTYPHSVGMYKRY; from the coding sequence ATGAATTCCAATGTACTTATTTTGCATGAGGCTCCCAGCCCGGAAGAGTATGTTGCCATTCGAAAAGCGGCCGGGCTGAGTCCCAAAAGCTTGGAGGGAGCCGCCGTCGGCCTGCGGAATTCCCTCTTCACCGTAGCGCTGAGGCAGGATGGCAAGCTGATTGGCATTGGCAGAATCATTGGAGATGGAGGCTGCTTTTTTGAAGTGGTCGATATTTGCGTGATGCCTTCCCATCAGGGACAAGGGTGGGGGAAAACGATTATGACGGAGATTTCCCGTTACCTGGACGAGAACGCGCCCAAGCAATCGTATGTCAGCTTAATTGCGGATCTGCCCGCCGATCAATTGTATGCGCAGTTCGGCTTCCATTACACTTACCCCCACTCCGTAGGAATGTATAAACGATACTAG
- a CDS encoding FecCD family ABC transporter permease: MRLKSYATAIILWGSPLLAVLLILISVQYGAKNIDTGTIYEAVFHFDPGNVNHQIIMHSRFPRVIGALLIGAFLAISGALMQGMTRNDLASPSIMGVLDGSVFAVTVCMIWLPGSSSLELIVFSFIGSALSIVLVFGMASLLPGGLSPVRLAILGTIIGTFLSSISAAMASYFQISQNISFWYNARLHQLDPELIKMAIPFAVVGIALAVGLSRSISVLSLGEEVAVGLGQKTAWIKFGATFSVVLLTGISAAIAGKIGFVGLIIPHIVRMLVGLDYKWIIPCSGVLGALFLALCDLLSRYVNYPFEMPIGVITSLLGVPFFLYLVRTRGGAKHE; this comes from the coding sequence ATGCGGCTAAAGTCATATGCAACAGCGATCATCCTGTGGGGCTCGCCTCTGCTTGCCGTGCTGCTCATTCTAATATCGGTTCAATACGGAGCCAAAAACATCGATACCGGTACGATTTATGAAGCGGTGTTTCACTTTGATCCGGGAAATGTGAATCATCAAATCATTATGCACTCCCGGTTCCCGCGGGTGATTGGGGCTTTGCTCATCGGCGCATTCCTTGCTATATCGGGCGCGCTGATGCAGGGGATGACAAGAAATGATCTTGCATCCCCTTCTATTATGGGGGTGCTGGACGGCTCCGTGTTTGCTGTGACGGTATGCATGATTTGGCTGCCAGGCTCCTCGTCGCTCGAATTGATCGTGTTTTCTTTTATCGGCTCGGCGCTCAGCATCGTTCTCGTATTCGGCATGGCGTCGCTGCTGCCTGGGGGGCTGTCTCCAGTGAGATTGGCCATTTTGGGCACGATTATCGGTACGTTTCTAAGCAGTATTTCGGCAGCGATGGCATCCTATTTTCAGATCTCGCAAAATATCAGCTTCTGGTACAACGCCCGGCTTCATCAGCTGGATCCGGAGCTGATCAAGATGGCGATCCCGTTCGCGGTTGTCGGAATCGCGTTGGCTGTCGGACTGTCCCGATCGATATCGGTCCTGTCTCTAGGCGAAGAGGTAGCGGTTGGACTTGGACAAAAAACGGCGTGGATCAAATTCGGCGCCACCTTCAGCGTCGTCCTGCTGACCGGGATCTCGGCCGCGATCGCTGGAAAAATCGGGTTCGTCGGTCTCATTATTCCGCATATCGTCCGGATGCTCGTCGGGCTCGACTATAAATGGATCATCCCGTGCTCGGGGGTGCTCGGCGCCCTGTTCCTTGCGCTCTGCGACTTGCTCAGCCGATACGTGAATTATCCGTTCGAGATGCCGATTGGCGTCATCACCTCGCTGCTTGGCGTTCCGTTCTTCCTCTATCTCGTGCGGACGAGAGGAGGCGCGAAGCATGAATAA
- a CDS encoding DUF4097 family beta strand repeat-containing protein: MLSDRKQQFLIRLEQLLGAVQESERREIMSDFESHFQEAYEAGRSEEEIFRSLGSEQAIAREILAQYGLELPSVQEPPAAEKEAEPHAASDRSALAHSTFTAPLGSRMDSPLRLIRLETDVVDVHLDTHDGEDIFYHFDSFDAGQFDVREAREGDVYRLTVQLRRSGMKRFFSSVSGDLQVRIPASFGGAVELACGSGDAEVRQIRAERFEADLKSGDLTIRDSTCGHITARMKSGDAELHDCTCVKADLHTLSGDVRIFNLQADEFALRAVSGDIELDRLAAQALRAEVLSGDMHIVEGQGATWTFTAASGDLELASIDADVHIDVASGSISARNVCGSLTVMAKSGEVECELASGTRQAALENKSGNVRLLVPSELQELELEASTVLGSVSVRLPQFPDGQAQTSRFRGQLGENGPKVQLATKVGSISVASI, from the coding sequence ATGTTGAGTGATCGTAAACAGCAGTTTTTGATACGGCTGGAGCAATTGTTGGGAGCGGTTCAAGAATCGGAGCGGCGGGAGATTATGTCCGATTTCGAGTCTCATTTTCAGGAGGCTTACGAGGCGGGAAGATCCGAGGAAGAGATCTTCCGTTCGCTGGGAAGCGAACAGGCGATTGCCCGCGAGATACTGGCCCAGTATGGATTGGAGCTTCCGAGCGTCCAGGAGCCCCCTGCAGCGGAAAAGGAAGCCGAACCGCATGCCGCTTCGGATCGCAGTGCTTTAGCGCATAGCACCTTCACAGCACCGCTCGGATCCAGAATGGATTCTCCACTCCGGCTTATCCGGCTGGAGACGGATGTTGTCGATGTGCATCTCGATACTCATGACGGCGAAGACATATTTTATCATTTTGACTCATTCGATGCCGGCCAATTCGATGTGCGGGAAGCGAGAGAAGGCGATGTCTATCGTCTGACCGTCCAGCTTCGGCGCAGCGGGATGAAGCGGTTTTTCTCTTCGGTAAGCGGCGATCTTCAGGTTCGAATCCCTGCCTCGTTCGGGGGCGCGGTGGAGTTGGCATGCGGATCCGGCGATGCAGAGGTACGGCAGATTCGGGCAGAGCGCTTTGAAGCGGATCTGAAATCGGGCGATCTCACGATTCGTGACAGCACATGCGGACATATAACAGCACGGATGAAATCGGGTGATGCCGAACTGCATGATTGCACATGCGTCAAGGCCGACCTGCATACGCTGTCGGGCGATGTGCGGATATTTAATCTGCAGGCGGACGAGTTCGCGTTGAGGGCGGTGTCCGGGGATATTGAACTGGATCGGTTGGCGGCGCAAGCGTTGCGTGCCGAGGTGCTGTCCGGCGATATGCATATCGTGGAAGGGCAGGGCGCTACCTGGACATTTACGGCGGCCTCCGGCGATTTGGAGCTGGCATCCATCGATGCCGACGTTCACATTGACGTGGCTTCCGGCAGCATCTCGGCGAGGAACGTATGCGGTTCATTGACCGTTATGGCCAAGAGCGGGGAAGTCGAATGCGAGCTCGCTTCCGGGACTCGTCAAGCCGCGCTCGAGAATAAGTCAGGGAACGTCCGGCTTCTCGTCCCATCCGAACTGCAGGAGCTGGAGCTGGAGGCGTCCACCGTGCTTGGATCGGTATCGGTCCGTCTTCCTCAATTCCCGGATGGACAAGCCCAGACAAGCCGGTTCCGCGGACAGCTCGGGGAGAACGGCCCTAAAGTTCAATTGGCGACGAAGGTAGGATCGATTTCCGTAGCGTCGATATGA
- a CDS encoding MFS transporter — protein MTTRTVQDAMHMRQSQIRRMYLYMFMIFTPGAVFSSFFPLFYRDIGYTDAMYGMQNAIMPIIGVVGNYLFGYVSDKFARMKPLILGLILALIAVLYFVFHVTDPWTVMGLIFLFQFLWVPMMTLTDGMAMLASRRLGDSYAVIRGFGAAGFAVSALIIGWLLGRLPGHAAMGWIMMALLAATGGVLLMIRDPRRPGADDREGTVEHGTPSRTEAANMSQFWKYVFTRRFLLFIAVLITYNMTLIFNDQYFSFLIRELNGTSFHIGLGWMLPAATEVIIFLYLGRAGRQFRPLTMLAWSAVILGIRALVIYVTDWLPLILFMQAVQGIGIALFFVYLAEYMMDLIPDQFRASGQAVMQVALSIGATMTGSIIGAYIYSQWGNKALFLVMGAVLAIAAGGFAAADRLERRRERTEAASI, from the coding sequence ATGACGACCCGAACCGTCCAAGATGCCATGCATATGCGCCAGTCGCAAATCCGCCGCATGTATCTGTACATGTTTATGATATTTACGCCGGGAGCGGTATTTTCTTCGTTCTTTCCGCTCTTTTACCGCGATATCGGATACACCGACGCGATGTATGGGATGCAGAACGCGATTATGCCGATTATCGGCGTGGTTGGCAACTATCTGTTCGGGTATGTGAGCGACAAATTCGCGCGGATGAAGCCGTTGATTTTAGGGCTGATCCTCGCTTTGATAGCCGTACTTTACTTTGTCTTTCACGTCACGGATCCTTGGACCGTGATGGGTTTGATTTTCCTGTTCCAATTTCTGTGGGTGCCTATGATGACCTTGACGGACGGGATGGCGATGCTGGCTTCCCGGAGACTTGGAGACTCCTATGCGGTCATTCGCGGCTTCGGCGCGGCCGGGTTCGCGGTGTCCGCGCTTATTATTGGCTGGCTGCTCGGCCGTCTGCCGGGGCATGCTGCCATGGGATGGATTATGATGGCTCTGCTGGCCGCAACCGGAGGCGTGCTGCTGATGATCCGCGATCCCCGTCGTCCGGGGGCGGACGACCGGGAAGGAACTGTAGAGCATGGAACGCCCTCGCGTACGGAAGCGGCGAACATGTCCCAATTTTGGAAATACGTGTTCACCCGGCGCTTCCTTTTGTTCATCGCGGTGCTCATTACGTACAACATGACCTTAATATTTAATGATCAATATTTCAGCTTCCTCATTCGGGAGTTGAACGGGACGTCCTTCCATATCGGACTTGGCTGGATGCTCCCGGCAGCAACGGAAGTCATTATTTTTCTGTATTTAGGCCGTGCGGGCCGACAGTTCCGTCCGTTGACGATGCTGGCCTGGTCTGCCGTCATTCTCGGCATTCGGGCGCTCGTCATCTACGTTACCGATTGGCTGCCTCTGATTCTGTTCATGCAGGCGGTTCAGGGAATCGGCATTGCGCTGTTCTTCGTCTATCTTGCCGAGTACATGATGGACCTGATACCGGATCAGTTCCGGGCCAGCGGGCAGGCGGTGATGCAGGTGGCGCTCAGTATTGGCGCGACGATGACAGGCAGCATTATCGGGGCGTATATTTACAGCCAGTGGGGCAATAAAGCGCTCTTCCTCGTAATGGGGGCGGTGTTGGCGATCGCGGCAGGCGGCTTCGCCGCGGCAGATCGGCTGGAACGGCGGAGGGAGCGGACAGAAGCAGCTTCTATCTAA
- a CDS encoding alpha/beta hydrolase, which yields MSNSHMAPLEPLLPDQAGREVTVPRSEQWDICSQGSGRPYRIFVAVPVEAAPPAGHPVIYVLDANSTFGTLVETVRAQSRARVKTGVDPAVVVGIGYPTDAPFDPARFYDFTLPVPAEELPPHPRGDTWPEMGGAEAFSRFIEEELKPAIERKLPIDRSRQAIIGHSLGGLCVLQMLFTRPEAFRTYIAGSPSIHWNRPFIREAGARFLARMQQEHADIHVMIAVGEREQGHSSRMTENARELAERLAAVSPSGVRTAFYEFAGEGHISLLPVLMSHAARYALTSPSKSD from the coding sequence ATGTCTAATAGCCATATGGCTCCGCTTGAACCGCTGCTCCCGGATCAAGCGGGCCGTGAAGTCACCGTGCCGCGTTCAGAGCAATGGGATATCTGTTCCCAAGGCAGCGGCCGGCCGTACCGGATTTTTGTGGCCGTGCCGGTCGAAGCGGCGCCGCCTGCCGGCCATCCGGTCATCTACGTGCTGGACGCGAATTCGACGTTCGGCACGTTAGTCGAGACGGTTCGCGCCCAGTCCCGCGCCAGAGTGAAGACGGGCGTCGATCCGGCCGTCGTCGTCGGCATCGGCTATCCGACCGATGCCCCGTTCGATCCGGCGCGGTTCTATGATTTTACGCTGCCGGTTCCGGCCGAAGAGCTGCCGCCTCATCCGCGCGGAGACACGTGGCCGGAAATGGGCGGGGCCGAAGCATTCAGCCGCTTCATTGAAGAAGAGCTGAAGCCGGCCATCGAGCGTAAGTTACCCATCGATCGGAGCAGACAGGCGATTATCGGCCATTCGCTGGGCGGCCTGTGCGTGCTGCAGATGCTGTTCACCCGCCCCGAGGCGTTCCGGACCTATATCGCGGGCAGCCCGTCCATTCATTGGAACAGGCCGTTCATCCGCGAAGCAGGAGCGCGTTTCCTGGCTCGCATGCAGCAGGAACATGCCGATATTCACGTCATGATTGCGGTAGGAGAACGGGAACAAGGCCATTCCAGCCGCATGACTGAGAATGCGAGAGAACTGGCCGAAAGGCTGGCTGCCGTCTCGCCGTCCGGGGTGCGGACCGCGTTCTATGAGTTCGCGGGCGAAGGCCATATCTCACTGCTTCCTGTCTTGATGAGCCATGCGGCCCGCTATGCGTTAACGAGCCCGAGCAAGTCGGACTGA
- a CDS encoding FecCD family ABC transporter permease: protein MNNISGARFAAVLLAGAALILIVTYVSLTNGIFDMSVKDVIDTLLRIQPQDDYDLVIFEFRLPRIVIAILVGMGLGIAGAVIQSITRNGLADPGILGINAGAGAAMVIFMFFFQGQIKGTGLLSIMAMPLFGLLGGLLAAALIYLFAWKDGRLEPQRLLLTGIAAGSGLSAVSLFLTLKMNPNDFEMAAVWSSGSIYNANWKYIVSIIPWLVLLLPAIIRKSYIMDIFQLREESVISVGVSSEKEKAVLLLCSIGIVSACVSVSGGIGFIGLMAPHIARRLVGTAHRRILPVCGIVGALLVLVSDYIGRTVFAPAELPAGIVTAIIGVPYFMILLYRGRKKRG, encoded by the coding sequence ATGAATAACATTTCGGGCGCCCGCTTTGCGGCCGTGCTGCTTGCCGGAGCCGCCCTGATTTTGATCGTCACCTATGTCAGCTTGACCAACGGCATATTTGATATGAGCGTGAAGGATGTTATCGATACATTGCTGCGCATTCAGCCGCAAGACGACTATGATCTCGTTATTTTCGAGTTCCGCCTGCCGCGGATCGTCATTGCCATTCTAGTCGGGATGGGACTTGGCATCGCCGGTGCGGTCATTCAGAGCATTACGCGCAACGGACTGGCGGATCCGGGCATTCTCGGGATCAATGCGGGAGCCGGCGCGGCGATGGTTATTTTTATGTTCTTTTTCCAAGGTCAGATCAAGGGGACCGGGCTGCTGTCGATTATGGCGATGCCGCTGTTCGGCTTGCTGGGCGGACTTCTTGCGGCTGCCCTCATCTACCTGTTCGCCTGGAAGGATGGCAGGCTGGAGCCGCAGCGGCTGCTGCTTACGGGGATTGCCGCCGGATCGGGCCTAAGCGCGGTATCGCTATTTTTGACGCTGAAGATGAACCCGAATGATTTCGAAATGGCCGCGGTATGGAGCTCCGGCAGCATTTACAATGCGAACTGGAAATACATCGTTTCCATTATTCCTTGGCTTGTGCTGTTGCTTCCGGCCATTATTCGCAAGTCATACATTATGGATATTTTTCAATTGCGGGAGGAAAGTGTCATTAGCGTGGGCGTCTCCTCAGAAAAAGAGAAGGCCGTGCTCTTATTGTGCAGTATCGGCATCGTAAGCGCCTGCGTATCGGTATCCGGTGGCATCGGATTTATCGGGCTGATGGCCCCGCATATCGCAAGGCGGCTCGTCGGAACCGCGCATCGCCGCATACTCCCGGTATGCGGAATCGTCGGCGCGCTGCTGGTGCTCGTATCTGACTACATCGGACGCACCGTGTTCGCCCCGGCGGAATTGCCGGCAGGCATCGTAACGGCTATCATCGGCGTTCCCTATTTCATGATTCTGCTGTACCGGGGAAGAAAAAAGCGAGGCTAG
- a CDS encoding AraC family transcriptional regulator — protein sequence MITTMMDSEQICRGLEQFWFKLRGVDIARFGRMEPQLLNTHVLVLSKHGEGRLAIDYAEYRLGEGAVHVAAPGQTIGLAAEEGQEAEAYVIRFDIQSDGGLEAEFPLRGEVPVHREAPTVVLSEILYDKSRSELRTERLLAQAAFHELLCGVAANIRLLPDDPRAALERTKAYIDNHFHENLTIGKLARMADISPKYYVDLFKKTYAQSTIDYITEVRMRHAKRMMLQADARLRDIAQQVGYSDEFYFSRKFKQQIGVAPTVYMKKRRRKIVAYTPGIAGHMLALGQIPYAAPLHPKWTAHYYEKYRFDIPHHLSAYRYNKDWKTNIEALYAAKPELVICDSEYLQPEEKSCLESAAEVKYISGRDHNWREQFRLTARYIGAEPEAEIWLSAYEQKAAAARERLQKLLFGEAFFIMCIHKDCCYPCTCRGMNEVLYDELQLNRAPYPAGHLGRQEMSLEELARLEPDRILLNVCQEPESLQAWQSVQASRLWSDMKAVRRNHVYPISSDPWREYSAYACERMIDDLMKQLACELRMEE from the coding sequence TTGATAACGACAATGATGGACTCCGAACAGATTTGCCGCGGCTTGGAGCAATTTTGGTTCAAGCTGCGCGGCGTTGATATTGCGCGCTTCGGGCGTATGGAGCCGCAGCTGCTGAATACGCATGTCCTCGTCCTGTCCAAGCATGGCGAAGGGCGCTTGGCCATTGATTATGCCGAATATCGGCTGGGCGAGGGAGCCGTTCATGTGGCCGCGCCCGGACAGACGATAGGGTTGGCGGCGGAAGAAGGACAGGAGGCGGAAGCGTATGTGATTCGCTTCGATATCCAATCCGATGGGGGGCTGGAGGCGGAATTTCCACTGCGCGGGGAGGTGCCTGTACACCGGGAAGCGCCGACCGTCGTGCTCTCTGAAATATTGTATGACAAGAGCCGCTCTGAGCTGAGGACGGAACGGCTTCTCGCTCAAGCGGCCTTCCACGAGCTGTTGTGCGGGGTGGCAGCTAATATTCGCCTGCTGCCGGACGATCCGCGGGCGGCATTGGAGCGGACGAAGGCGTACATCGATAATCATTTCCACGAGAATCTGACAATTGGAAAGCTGGCGCGGATGGCCGACATCAGTCCGAAATACTATGTCGATCTTTTCAAAAAAACATACGCTCAAAGCACGATCGACTATATCACGGAAGTGAGAATGCGCCATGCGAAGCGCATGATGCTGCAGGCGGATGCCCGGCTGCGGGATATTGCCCAGCAAGTCGGATACAGCGATGAATTTTATTTCAGCCGCAAGTTCAAGCAGCAGATCGGCGTCGCTCCGACCGTCTATATGAAAAAGCGGCGGCGCAAAATCGTCGCTTATACGCCGGGGATTGCCGGCCATATGCTTGCACTTGGGCAAATTCCGTATGCCGCGCCGCTTCATCCGAAATGGACGGCTCATTATTATGAAAAATACCGCTTTGATATCCCGCATCATCTGAGCGCCTATCGCTACAATAAGGATTGGAAAACCAATATCGAAGCGTTATATGCCGCCAAGCCGGAGCTCGTCATTTGCGACTCGGAATATTTGCAGCCGGAGGAGAAGAGCTGTCTGGAAAGCGCAGCCGAGGTAAAGTATATATCCGGCCGGGATCACAACTGGCGGGAGCAATTCCGATTGACGGCCCGCTACATCGGCGCAGAGCCGGAGGCGGAAATCTGGTTGTCCGCTTACGAACAGAAAGCGGCTGCCGCAAGGGAGCGTCTGCAGAAGCTGCTGTTCGGCGAGGCGTTTTTCATTATGTGCATCCACAAAGATTGCTGCTATCCTTGCACCTGCCGCGGAATGAACGAGGTGCTGTACGATGAGCTGCAGTTGAACAGAGCGCCGTATCCGGCAGGGCATCTCGGAAGACAGGAGATGAGCTTGGAAGAACTGGCGCGTCTGGAGCCTGATCGGATCTTGCTGAATGTATGCCAGGAGCCGGAGTCGCTGCAAGCGTGGCAATCTGTCCAGGCTTCCCGATTATGGTCCGATATGAAGGCTGTGCGCCGCAATCATGTCTATCCCATTTCTTCCGATCCGTGGCGTGAATACTCGGCCTATGCTTGCGAGCGGATGATCGACGACCTAATGAAGCAGCTTGCGTGCGAGCTTCGCATGGAAGAATAG
- a CDS encoding Ni2+-binding GTPase, which translates to MSKETSIQAFAERIKALEGGVSEEAGQLLDEMLHRMETLTRENERLRKSALAAARSRSGMSTKLKDALYE; encoded by the coding sequence ATGAGTAAGGAAACATCCATTCAAGCGTTCGCGGAGAGAATAAAAGCTCTGGAAGGCGGAGTAAGCGAAGAAGCTGGCCAATTGCTCGATGAGATGCTGCACCGGATGGAGACATTGACGCGCGAGAACGAACGGCTCCGCAAGTCTGCGCTGGCTGCGGCCCGCAGCCGTTCAGGCATGTCCACGAAGCTGAAGGACGCGCTGTATGAGTAA
- a CDS encoding Nramp family divalent metal transporter: protein MGKRTKSSGSGWRHERNEPTLAESYKSMPVPAKGSRFRKFLAFVGPGYMVAVGYMDPGNWATDIAGGSRFNYTLLSVVLISNLMAVLLQSLSARLGIATGRDLAQACHDHYSKPVNFALWILCELAIAACDLAEIIGSAIALKLLFGLPLLIGVIITSLDIFIVLLLQHKGFRYIESIVVTLFLIIMACFGVELFLSRPDIREVAQGFIPSPEIIRNPEMLYLALGILGATVMPHNLYLHSSIVQTRNFEDSLAGKKQAIRFATLDSTIALMLAMFVNAAILMLAASTFYRTGHTEIAEIEDAYQMLAPLLGTGMASILFAVALLASGQNSTLTGTLAGQIVMEGFLNIRLKPWVRRLITRLIAIIPAVAVIAIYGEKSTGELLILSQVILSLQLSFAVFPLIRFTGDQRKMGHFASPHWMQALAWIAGTIIAVLNLYLLVTTLA from the coding sequence ATGGGCAAGAGAACGAAATCCTCCGGCAGCGGATGGCGCCATGAGCGAAATGAGCCAACGCTGGCCGAATCCTATAAATCGATGCCCGTGCCGGCCAAAGGATCCCGGTTCCGCAAATTTTTAGCGTTTGTCGGGCCCGGGTATATGGTTGCCGTCGGTTATATGGACCCTGGCAACTGGGCGACTGATATTGCGGGAGGCTCCCGCTTCAATTATACGCTGCTCTCCGTCGTGCTGATCTCCAATCTGATGGCAGTGCTGCTGCAATCGTTGTCCGCGCGGCTCGGCATCGCGACCGGACGGGATTTGGCGCAAGCTTGCCATGATCATTACAGCAAGCCGGTGAATTTCGCCCTGTGGATATTATGCGAGCTGGCCATCGCCGCCTGTGATCTGGCCGAAATTATCGGCTCCGCGATCGCGCTTAAGCTGCTGTTCGGCCTGCCGCTGTTGATCGGGGTCATCATTACCTCTCTCGATATATTTATCGTATTGCTGCTCCAGCATAAAGGCTTTCGCTACATCGAATCCATCGTCGTCACGTTATTTCTTATTATTATGGCGTGCTTCGGCGTCGAGTTGTTCCTGTCCCGGCCGGATATTCGCGAGGTCGCGCAAGGCTTCATTCCAAGCCCGGAGATTATCCGGAATCCGGAGATGCTCTATCTTGCCCTTGGCATATTGGGAGCTACCGTCATGCCGCATAACTTGTACCTGCATTCCTCGATCGTGCAAACGCGCAACTTTGAAGACTCGCTTGCAGGCAAGAAGCAGGCGATCCGCTTCGCCACGCTCGATTCGACGATCGCCTTGATGCTGGCTATGTTCGTCAACGCCGCAATTCTCATGCTGGCCGCTTCGACGTTCTACCGGACCGGTCATACCGAGATCGCGGAGATCGAAGATGCGTATCAAATGCTTGCGCCGCTCCTGGGCACGGGGATGGCCAGCATCCTGTTCGCCGTCGCTCTGCTCGCATCCGGCCAGAATTCGACCTTGACGGGCACGCTGGCCGGCCAGATCGTGATGGAGGGCTTCTTGAACATTCGCTTGAAGCCATGGGTTCGGCGTCTCATTACCCGGCTGATCGCGATTATTCCCGCGGTAGCGGTCATCGCCATCTATGGGGAAAAGAGCACGGGCGAGCTGCTCATTCTCAGCCAAGTCATCTTGTCGCTGCAATTGTCGTTCGCCGTCTTTCCGTTAATTCGCTTTACCGGAGACCAGCGCAAGATGGGCCACTTCGCCAGTCCGCACTGGATGCAGGCCCTCGCCTGGATTGCCGGAACGATCATCGCCGTGTTGAATCTGTATCTGCTGGTCACTACGCTGGCATAG